The following coding sequences are from one Arachis hypogaea cultivar Tifrunner chromosome 7, arahy.Tifrunner.gnm2.J5K5, whole genome shotgun sequence window:
- the LOC112701973 gene encoding purple acid phosphatase 18, with the protein MELLKLLRLVVAVLLSSTATPEAYVRPLPRKNLDLGGGFRWPWDSKTNSQPQQVHISLAGEKHMRVSWITDDKNSPSYVEYGKSPGIYDLVAEGDFTSYSYMLYSSGKIHHTVIGPLEYNTVYYYRCGGQGPEFKLKTPPAQFPITFAVAGDLGQTGWTESTLDHVDQCKHHVYLLPGDLSYADYMQHLWDSFGKLVEPLASSRPWMVTEGNHEEENIPLLKDGFVSYNSRWKMPFEESGSTSNLYYSFEVAGVHIVMLGSYADYDEWSEQYRWLKADLSKVDRKRTPWLVVLFHVPWYNSNKAHQGEGDDMKAAMESLLYAASVDLVIAGHVHAYERSKRVYDGRPDPCGAVHITVGDGGNREGLAHRYINPQPNWSEFREASFGHGELTMVNSTHAYWSWHRNDDDESVKADDFWITSLVSSRCVDDKSHELRSMLMTP; encoded by the exons ATGGAACTCCTCAAACTCCTAAGGTTGGTGGTTGCTGTGTTACTCTCTTCAACTGCCACACCAGAAGCATATGTTAGGCCTCTTCCTCGGAAAAACTTGGACTTAGGAGGAGGCTTCAGATGGCCATGGGATTCAAAAACCAATTCTCAACCCCAACAG GTGCACATTTCTTTAGCAGGAGAGAAGCACATGAGAGTTTCATGGATAACTGATGATAAAAACTCACCTTCTTATGTAGAATATGGAAAATCACCTGGCATATATGATTTAGTAGCCGAAGGAGATTTCACTTCTTATAGTTATATGCTATATAGCTCAGGAAAGATACACCATACTGTGATTGGTCCTTTGGAATACAACACTGTGTACTATTATCGATGTGGCGGACAAGGTCCAGAGTTCAAGCTTAAGACTCCTCCAGCTCAATTCCCAATTACattcgccgttgccggggatttgggGCAGACTGGCTGGACCGAATCTACATTAGATCATGTAGATCAGTGTAAACACCACGTGTACCTGCTTCCGGGAGACCTTTCCTATGCCGATTATATGCAGCATCTATGGGACTCCTTTGGGAAGCTAGTGGAGCCACTTGCTAGTTCAAGGCCATGGATGGTAACTGAGGGGAACCATGAAGAGGAGAATATACCATTGTTGAAGGATGGTTTTGTGTCCTATAATTCCAGATGGAAGATGCCATTTGAAGAGAGTGGATCAACATCAAATCTCTACTATTCTTTTGAAGTTGCAGGTGTTCATATTGTTATGCTTGGCTCCTATGCAGATTATGATGAGTGGTCAGAACAATACAGATGGCTAAAG GCAGATCTATCAAAGGTGGATAGGAAACGGACACCTTGGCTGGTTGTGTTGTTTCATGTACCATGGTATAATAGTAACAAGGCTcatcaaggtgaaggagatgatATGAAGGCAGCTATGGAGTCATTGCTTTATGCTGCTAGTGTTGATTTAGTTATTGCTGGGCATGTTCATGCTTATGAACGCTCG AAGCGCGTGTACGACGGAAGACCGGATCCTTGTGGTGCTGTGCATATAACTGTTGGTGATGGAGGAAATAGAGAAGGCTTAGCTCATAG GTATATAAATCCACAACCAAATTGGTCGGAATTTCGCGAAGCTAGTTTCGGACATGGTGAGCTGACAATGGTTAACTCGACTCATGCTTACTGGAGTTGGCacaggaatgatgatgatgagtcaGTAAAAGCTGATGATTTCTGGATAACCTCTTTGGTTAGCTCGAGATGTGTTGATGACAAGAGCCATGAACTCCGGAGTATGCTTATGACACCGTAA
- the LOC112701972 gene encoding uncharacterized protein has product MPFLGTRIQPKTRFGFLFNRPPPPSSSSLHSRKLFHRTLIMSSTMTQSNKSKRPICPSCSKPARTCLCSRIRVSGIENSVKVTILHHALESKHPLNSTRIAKLGLKNLTVATVSDVNFGARFVIRLIDPKYCKSGSSVRNVRRNGLLCRQFEKAGGTRKLFCEKDCNLVDSSGGKCGLENGVCEDDDDCAMVNGEVGEILVHSDSDPNCGVYGETKKLFAEEDFNLVDSARKVGLQSYGALVNGEVEKSSNIPSFDTDCAGTPAITFNIGKYGKVSSLSHIWMSDSQSSWLSSFDYVLDHDEACEALSKGFLVKKFQSRKLDNRGIDLEEFEEFEIEVPPGSALLFPSDKAVTIGELDAIGFEVKNLIVLDGTWSKAKRVYSENPWLNVLPHLKLEVNEMSLYSDVRHQPKAGYLSTIESIVHALKAFGEENHEDLDRLLDTFEAMVGDQRRCKDERLSKTLP; this is encoded by the coding sequence AGCTCTTTCATCGAACCCTTATCATGTCTTCGACTATGACGCAGTCCAACAAATCAAAAAGACCGATTTGCCCCTCTTGCTCCAAACCCGCTCGAACCTGCCTTTGCTCTCGGATCCGGGTCTCTGGAATCGAGAATTCCGTGAAAGTAACCATCTTGCACCACGCATTGGAGAGCAAGCATCCCCTTAATTCCACTAGAATCGCCAAGCTGGGACTCAAGAACCTCACTGTTGCAACAGTTTCAGACGTTAATTTCGGTGCCCGGTTTGTGATTCGGTTAATTGACCCGAAGTATTGCAAATCGGGTTCTTCGGTTCGCAATGTGAGAAGAAATGGGTTGCTTTGTCGTCAGTTTGAAAAAGCTGGAGGGACCCGGAAGCTGTTTTGCGAGAAAGATTGTAACTTGGTTGATTCTAGTGGTGGAAAGTGTGGTTTGGAAAATGGTGTttgtgaggatgatgatgattgtgCAATGGTGAATGGTGAAGTTGGGGAAATTTTGGTTCATTCGGATTCTGATCCAAATTGTGGTGTTTATGGAGAAACCAAGAAGTTGTTTGCTGAGGAAGATTTTAACTTGGTTGATAGTGCTAGAAAAGTTGGGCTGCAAAGTTATGGTGCATTGGTGAATGGTGAAGTTGAGAAAAGTTCCAATATTCCAAGTTTTGATACTGATTGTGCTGGAACGCCTGCTATTACTTTTAACATTGGTAAATATGGTAAAGTTAGTTCTCTATCTCATATTTGGATGTCAGATTCTCAATCCAGCTGGTTGTCAAGTTTTGACTATGTTTTGGATCATGATGAAGCTTGTGAAGCACTCTCAAAAGGGTTTTTGGTGAAGAAGTTTCAAAGCAGGAAATTGGATAATAGGGGCATTGATTTGGAAGAATTTGAGGAATTTGAGATTGAGGTTCCACCAGGATCAGCATTACTATTTCCTTCTGATAAGGCTGTTACTATTGGTGAGCTTGATGCTATTGGTTTTGAGGTGAAGAACTTGATTGTTCTGGATGGAACATGGTCTAAGGCAAAGAGAGTTTATAGTGAAAACCCTTGGTTGAATGTCTTGCCTCATTTGAAGCTAGAAGTGAATGAGATGAGCTTGTATAGTGATGTAAGGCACCAACCTAAAGCTGGTTATTTGTCCACCATTGAGAGCATTGTGCATGCATTGAAGGCATTTGGGGAGGAGAATCATGAGGATTTGGATAGACTCTTGGACACTTTTGAGGCCATGGTTGGAGACCAAAGGCGTTGTAAAGATGAGAGATTGAGCAAAACTCTTCCCTAG
- the LOC112701970 gene encoding uncharacterized protein At3g06530, with product MATSIASQLEAIKSFARPDIDPLKRPFTRPSILFDPKEAADIDIDTIFNIALQGLEVLIGNDEKFGHYKNDLFSYRSKELDRELMSVEQNNQLNVTIASYLKLLSGYFLIPSALKTLEYLVRRHKVHVYNVEELVLCALPYHDTHAFVRIVQILDTRNTKWGFLEGVRVSGAPPPRTVLVQQCIRDKGVLEVLCNYAAPTKKFQPSRHVVGLCTAVCIEVLGSLVTVNDDIVKRILPFVVSGLNPGVKGVSDHKAGSLMIIGLLGNKAVLAPKLTNSLIRSIAEVAHEEARELTDLHWFRLSLIALINLVQSQHVEIFPVKALDILKEIRDLAGILFELSREFNIEKFLFVLLGSLIDSSSSDEHCQLALLSLIEKVPINGFINQVVTKILSTCLRLSQKVSDSTSSMSAGWAKKILTVLNTKYPSELRKAVNHFLQDNKGRSKKDHSAYKILCKMLDGNLSSPVDISDSKIWFALHHPKADVRRSTLLDLNSSGILKTKVVVSESLVDIEDAILRQFDDKDLTVVLAALSVDGLENVIGSSKLFDALQNVLRRCSSQLLSGSIDNVRLTNEVAVSCLNNAISYFHDHTDYLKRLAGMIFPLLLVLPQTQSLNLKALGSLNKVNWPLYQNITSSSIEAASITGRLSSINLKTINNLADNFMSHPEDHIAWFVDSCSDLELSKTLFFFVLLQSFLTKLKGDDCSTLFDIVFPVLKAEWESLVTAGDVRLEEFNSEVLDWDCSAFFDHFLVTHLKPLNGKIIVCLFWRLLKALISAMPSDLPLDDNNKWVCRIKDLFVFFAASQYKHAFHEHLHYLAAQCSISPACLLSKFFTEEGVPAAVQVESLQCYAFLCNLSQERWQVELLAEFPSILVPLAADNQAIRVAAMNCIDGLYALWGRIARSGKKNGSNATSIHFLGELLSLMDQQKALILSDKKFLPSLFASMLSSTFQNILVPQNIGNRFDQSTKENILGVILGSSMKFSNYGKLMILSLLKEIGNLIVQFEGVMSLLSSLIMRRRQYSNELGKCCPKVSNTEIQLICLLLESFVMSSPSGGNDHQDLLLKALQLDAVSSDDPAYVKPCITVLDKLNNQFYTGLKNEVKEHLFCELVLLCHNANGDIQNATKEALMRIDISFDTIGHILDLILKQESWIISSSHEKTTKKQKLKIHEEEVLTNDICRRENPVYILSSLLDVLLLKKEITNRHLFLGPLFKLLRKLFSSSPSEANTIICHIQHTLLIILDDIIMSLKSMALPNKQITKEISIKLLIECARTSNDVVTRNHVFSVLSAITRIFPEEVLGYILDILAVIGESAVTQIDSHSKHVFEDLISAIVPCWLSKTDDVEKLLKIFLDILPEIVEHRRLSIVLYLLRTLGEGKSLASLLTLLFHSLVSRKEACFLDSETPDALTSYTREWEYKFAVQICEQFTSKTWLPSLVLLLEQQEGHSNIDQEWFLELFLAMQFTLQKLQDPEFVFALESGENTVVIQRALSELLEHVVFLVQLVDASKKQLNLPVVMRKELKESMRAVLRNITMAMMPSSYFNSIINLLHHADKSVGKKALGLLSETIRNNKKDLVKVKDTKGSRSTPSFSWLHMSRSSQESMDKMCSEIVRVLDDSSNNSLKVAAVSALEVLAESIPSDNSISNVCLGSVTRCIMSCNLTFTSSCLRTTAALINVLGPKALPELPKVMDGVFKSSQQVLSDVDNKPKTNEASSASHESYLFAIFFTLEAVIDKLGGFLNPYLTNIMELLVLNPEYVSGIDAKIETRANAVRKLLAVKIPARLVLPPLLKLYPAAVEAGEKSLTIVFDMFATLVGTMDRSTIAAFHVKIFDLCLVALDLRRQGPPSVQNIDVVEKGVMNAMVALTLKLTESMFKPLFIKSIEWAEFEVDETASGGSIDRAISFYGMVNKLTDNHRSLFVPYFKHLLGSCVHHLTNGGDGKVSNFSRKKKKAKIQDDGDVEDRDSVSIKVWHLRALVLSSLHKCFLYDNGTLKFLDSSNFQMLLKPIVLQLVVDPPTSLDDNMNIPSVKEVDELLVNCIGQMAVTAGSDLLWKPLNHEVLMQTRSEKLRARILGLKTVKYLVDKLKEEYLVFLAETIPFLGELLEDVELSVKTLAQEILQDMESLSGESLAEYLRS from the exons ATGGCTACTTCCATAGCATCTCAGCTCGAAGCTATCAAGTCCTTCGCCCGACCCGACATCGACCCCCTCAAGCGGCCATTCACCCGCCCTTCCATCCTGTTCGATCCCAAAGAAGCCGCTGACATTGACATCGACACCATCTTCAACATCGCCCTTCAAG GTTTAGAGGTACTTATAGGCAATGATGAAAAGTTTGGGCACTATAAGAACGATTTGTTTAGCTACCGGAGTAAAGAGTTGGATAGGGAGTTGATGAGCGTAGAACAGAACAATCAGCTTAATGTTACCATTGCTTCGTACTTAAAGCTTCTCTCTGGATATTTTCTCATTCCCTCTGCTCTTAAAACGCTCGAGTATTTGGTTCGTAGACACAA GGTTCATGTGTACAATGTTGAGGAGTTGGTTCTATGTGCTTTGCCTTATCATGACACGCATGCATTTGTTCGAATAGTACAGATACTGGATACAAG GAATACTAAATGGGGGTTTCTTGAGGGGGTGAGAGTCTCTGGTGCACCGCCACCTAGAACGGTCTTGGTGCAGCAGTGCATCCGTGATAAAGGTGTATTGGAAGTTCTATGCAACTAT GCAGCTCCAACAAAGAAGTTTCAACCTTCAAGACATGTAGTAGGCTTATGTACTGCTGTTTGCATTGAAGTTCTGGGTAGTCTTGTGACGGTTAATGATGATATTGTCAAGAGAATACTTCCTTTTGTAGTTTCCGGTCTTAATCCTGGTGTTAAGGGAGTTTCAGATCACAAG GCTGGTTCTCTGATGATCATTGGTTTGCTTGGAAATAAAGCTGTGTTAGCTCCCAAACTTACTAATAGTTTGATACGTTCAATTGCTGAGGTTGCTCATGAGGAGGCAAGAGAGTTGACTGATCTTCATTGGTTTCGATTATCTCTTATTGCCTTAATCAATCTTGTTCAG TCACAACATGTTGAAATTTTCCCTGTGAAGGCCTTGGATATATTGAAAGAAATAAG gGACTTGGCAGGGATCTTATTTGAATTGTCTagggaattcaatattgaaaagtTTCTTTTTGTGCTTTTGGGCTCCCTGATAGACTCCAG TTCTTCTGATGAACACTGTCAGCTGGCATTGCTATCATTGATAGAAAAGGTTCCCATAAATGGTTTTATTAATCAAGTGGTTACCAAGATCCTATCCACTTGTCTGAGATTGTCACAGAAAGTCAGTGACTCAACATCTTCTATGTCAG CTGGTTGGGCAAAAAAGATTCTGACTGTTCTTAATACAAAGTATCCTTCTGAACTGCGCAAAGCAGTTAATCATTTCCTTCAG GATAACAAAGGACGTTCTAAGAAAGACCACTCGGCATATAAGATTTTGTGTAAGATGCTGGATGGGAATTTGAGTTCACCAGTTGATATCTCAGATTCAAAAATTTGGTTCGCCTTGCATCATCCAAAG GCTGATGTTCGGCGGTCCACCCTGCTTGATTTAAATTCATCTGGAATTCTGAAAACCAAGGTCGTTGTTTCTGAG AGTCTTGTAGACATCGAAGATGCCATATTGAGACAGTTTGATGATAAAGATCTGACAGTTGTTCTAGCAGCTTTATCAGTTGATGGCTTGGAAAATGTAATAGGTTCTTCTAAGCTATTTGATGCACTGCAGAATGTGCTGAGGAGATGTAGTAGCCAGCTGCTGTCAG GTTCAATTGATAATGTTCGTCTAACAAATGAAGTTGCTGTCTCTTGTCTAAATAATGCTATATCATACTTTCATGATCATACTGATTACTTGAAGAGACTTGCTGGCATGATCTTCCCATTACTCCTTGTACTACCACAG ACACAAAGCTTGAATTTAAAGGCTCTGGGATCACTCAACAAAGTAAATTGGCCACTTTATCAGAATATCACTTCCTCTTCTATAGAAGCG GCATCAATAACTGGGCGTTTATCTTCAATTAACTTGAAGACGATCAACAATTTGGCTGATAATTTCATGTCCCATCCTGAAGATCATATTGCTTGGTTTGTTGACAGCTGCAGTGATTTGGAACTGTCAAAAACACTCTTCTTTTTTGTGCTATTGCAGTCTTTTTTGACAAAACTAAAAG GTGATGACTGTTCTACACTTTTCGATATTGTATTTCCTGTGCTAAAGGCTGAATGGGAATCCTTAGTGACTGCTGGTGATGTTCGTTTGGAAGAG TTCAATTCTGAAGTGTTAGACTGGGATTGCAGTGCATTCTTTGATCACTTTTTGGTTACCCATCTGAAACCTCTAAATGGCAAAATTATAGTTTGCTTGTTTTGGAGGCTGCTAAAAGCACTAATATCTGCAATGCCTTCAGATCTGCCATTG GATGATAACAATAAGTGGGTCTGTAGGATAAAGGACCTGTTTGTCTTTTTCGCTGCCTCGCAATACAAGCATGCTTTCCATGAACACCTCCATTACTTAGCAGCACAGTGTAGTATATCACCTGCATGCCTCCTATCGAAGTTTTTCACCGAGGAAG GTGTTCCTGCTGCAGTGCAGGTTGAAAGTCTTCAGTGTTACGCTTTTCTTTGTAATCTATCGCAAGAGAGATGGCAAGTTGAACTTTTAGCTGAATTTCCGTCTATTCTTGTTCCATTGGCTGCTGACAATCAG GCTATAAGGGTTGCTGCCATGAACTGTATTGATGGGCTATATGCATTGTGGGGTCGTATTGCACGTTCTGGCAAGAAAAATG GAAGCAATGCAACGTCGATCCATTTTCTAGGTGAACTTTTATCGTTGATGGATCAGCAAAAAGCACTTATATTATCTGACAAGAAATTCCTTCCTTCATTGTTTGCATCCATGCTGAGTTCAACTTTTCAAAACATCTTAGTACCTCAGAATATAGGAAACAG GTTTGATCAGTCCACAAAAGAAAATATTCTTGGCGTGATTTTGGGTTCTTCTATGAAATTCTCTAATTATGGAAAG CTAATGATTTTATCCTTGCTCAAAGAAATCGGGAATCTAATTGTGCAATTTGAAGGAGTGATGTCATTATTGTCCTCTCTTATTATGAGGCGGAGGCAATATTCTAATGAGCTCGGGAAGTGTTGCCCGAAAGTCTCAAATACTGAAATTCAACTAATCTGCCTTCTGCTGGAG aGCTTTGTTATGTCATCACCTTCTGGTGGGAATGATCACCAGGATCTCTTACTGAAGGCTTTGCAG TTGGATGCTGTGTCATCAGATGATCCTGCCTATGTAAAGCCTTGTATCACTGTTTTGGACAAACTTAACAATCAATTCTACACAGGGTTGAAGAATGAAGTGAAG GAGCATTTATTTTGTGAGCTTGTGCTTTTGTGTCATAATGCTAATGGGGACATACAAAATGCAACCAAAGAGGCCTTGATGCGCATAGAT ATTAGTTTCGACACAATTGGCCACATACTTGATCTCATACTTAAGCAGGAAAGTTGGATAATTAGTTCATCACATGAAAAGACCACAAAGAAGCAGAAATTGAAAATACATGAGGAGGAGGTTCTCACTAATGACATCTGTAGAAGAGAAAATCCAGTCTACATCCTTAgttctcttcttgatgttttgctgTTGAAGAAGGAAATAACAAACAG GCATTTGTTTTTAGGTCCCTTATTTAAGCTCCTTCGCAAGTTATTTTCATCAAGTCCCTCAGAAGCAAATACCATCATATGTCATATTCAACACACACTGTTGATAATCCTGGACGATATAATCATGTCTCTCAAAAGCATGGCTCTGCCAAAT AAACAAATTACAAAAGAAATTAGCATTAAGCTGTTGATAGAGTGTGCCCGCACATCCAACGATGTAGTCACCCGCAACCATGTATTTTCTGTGCTTTCTGCTATTACCCGAATCTTCCCAGAAGAAGTTTTGGGATATATACTTGATATTCTTGCAGTCATTGGAGAATCAGCTGTGACACAG ATTGACAGTCACTCGAAGCATGTGTTTGAGGATCTTATATCTGCAATTGTACCTTGTTGGTTGTCTAAGACAGATGATGTGGAGAAATTGCTGAAG ATTTTCCTGGATATCTTGCCTGAAATTGTTGAGCATAGAAGGTTATCTATTGTTTTATATCTGTTAAG AACCCTAGGTGAGGGTAAAAGCTTGGCCTCATTGCTTACCCTGCTTTTCCATTCATTGGTTTCAAGGAaagaagcatgtttccttgaCAGTGAGACTCCAGATGCTTTAACATCTTATACGAGGGAGTGGGAATATAAATTTGCAGTGCAAATCTGTGAACAATTCACAAGTAAGACTTGGCTTCCTTCTCTGGTTTTGCTGCTTGAGCAGCAGGAAGGACATAGTAATATTGATCAGGAATGGTTTCTGGAGTTGTTTCTTgcaatgcaatttactttgcaAAAATTGCAAGATCCTGAATTTGTGTTCGCACTGGAATCTGGAGAAAATACAGTTGTCATTCAG AGGGCATTGAGTGAGCTTTTGGAGCATGTTGTTTTCCTTGTGCAACTTGTAGATGCAAGTAAAAAACAACTGAATTTACCTGTTGTTATGAGGAAAGAGTTGAAGGAAAGTATGCGTGCTGTTCTGAGAAATATAACCATGGCCATGATGCCTTCATCTTATTTTAACAGCATAATTAACTTGCTCCACCATGCAGATAAAAGTGTGGGGAAAAAG GCTCTCGGGCTGTTAAGTGAGAccataagaaataataaaaaggacTTGGTGAAGGTTAAAGACACTAAAGGTTCAAGGTCAACACCAAGTTTCTCTTGGCTTCATATGAGTAGAAGTTCTCAAGAATCAATGGATAAGATGTGTTCAGAAATTGTCCGTGTACTTGATGATTCATCAAACAACTCCCTGAAAGTTGCAGCAGTTTCAGCATTAGAAGTTTTGGCTGAAAGCATCCCATCTGATAATTCCATCTCCAATGTATGCCTTGGATCTGTTACGAGATGCATTATGTCTTGCAACTTGACTTTCACTTCTAGTTGCCTTCGGACAACTGCTGCCTTGATCAATGTTCTAGGTCCAAAGGCACTGCCAGAACTTCCTAAAGTTATGGATGGTGTTTTTAAGTCATCACAGCAAGTATTGTCTGATGTGgataataaacccaaaaccaatgAAGCTTCATCAGCCTCGCATGAATCCTATTTGTTTGCTATTTTCTTCACTCTGGAGGCAGTTATTGACAAGCTTGGCGGGTTTCTAAATCCATATCTTACAAATATCATGGAGCTTCTCGTGCTTAATCCTGAATACGTATCGGGAATAGATGCAAAGATTGAGACTAGAGCTAATGCAGTACGAAAGCTTCTTGCAGTGAAAATTCCT GCTCGACTTGTTCTGCCACCTTTGTTAAAGTTATACCCTGCTGCCGTTGAGGCTGGGGAGAAAAGCTTAACAATTGTGTTTGATATGTTTGCAACCTTGGTTGGCACGATGGACAGATCAACTATTGCGGCATTCCATGTAAAGATTTTTGACCTTTGTTTGGTTGCTCTTGATCTTCGCCGTCAAGGTCCCCCTTCAGTTCAAAACATTGATGTGGTAGAGAAAGGAGTGATGAATGCAATGGTAGCTTTGACCTTAAAACTTACAGAGAGCATGTTCAAGCCTCTCTTCATAAAAAGTATTGAGTGGGCCGAATTTGAGGTGGATGAAACTGCATCTGGAGGAAGCATTGATAGGGCCATATCTTTCTATGGCATGGTAAATAAGCTCACTGATAACCATCG GTCATTATTTGTTCCTTACTTCAAACACTTGCTTGGTAGCTGTGTTCATCATCTCACTAATGGTGGAGATGGGAAGGTGTCTAATTTCAGTCGGAAGAAAAAGAAGGCGAAGATTCAGGATGATGGGGATGTAGAAGACAGGGATAGTGTGTCCATCAAGGTCTGGCATCTCCGGGCATTGGTCTTATCCTCCTTACACAAGTGTTTCCTTTATGATAATGGGACCTTGAAGTTCCTAGATTCCTCAAATTTTCAG ATGCTGTTGAAACCTATTGTCTTGCAACTTGTTGTAGATCCACCGACTTCTCTGGACGACAACATGAATATACCAAGTGTAAAGGAGGTTGATGAACTATTAGTTAATTGTATAGGTCAAATGGCCGTCACTGCCGGATCCGACCTTTTGTGGAAACCCTTGAACCATGAG GTCTTGATGCAGACGCGGAGCGAAAAACTGAGAGCCAGAATTTTGGGACTCAAAACCGTGAAATATCTTGTGGATAAGTTGAAAGAAGAATATTTGGTATTCTTGGCTGAAACAATCCCATTCCTTGGTGAACTTCTTGAGGATGTGGAGCTTTCAGTTAAGACACTTGCTCAGGAAATTCTGCAGGATATGGAGTCTTTGAGTGGTGAGAGTCTTGCTGAGTATCTACGCTCTTAA